TGGCGCTGGTGCTGCCGCTGCGCGCCTTTTACCTGGCTACGCTGCCTTTAACCTGGTTTTTGTCGAAAGCAGCCAACCTGCTGCTCGGCGCGGTGGGCATCAGCAATGTGCACGGCACCGAGGCCCACACCTCCGACGAGCTGCGCCTGCTCATCGACCAAAGCAAGGAAAGCGGGGAAATCCAGGACTCGGAGCACGAGCTGATTGAGAACGTATTTCAGTTCAACGACCGCATGGTGAAGCAGATTATGGTGCCCCGCACCAAGCTCGCTGCCCTCAACGTGAGCGCCCCCGAAGAGAAAATCCTCGAAACCGTCTTTAGCGAAGGCTACTCGCGCCTGCCCGTGTTCGAGGGCAATATTGATAATATAGTAGGAATACTATATGTTAAAGACTTGCTCCCCATCATTCGCAACGGCGAGCCGCTGGAGCTGGCCCGGATTATGCGCCCGGCTTACTTCGTTCCCGAAACCAAGAAAATCAACAGATTGCTGCGCCAGTTTCAGCGCAAGCACATTGTGATGGCCGTGGTGAGCGACGAGTTTGGCGGCGTATCGGGCATCGTTACCATCGAGGATATTATGGAGGAGCTGGTGGGCGAAATCCAGGACGAGTACGACAACGAGGTGCCGGTAGTGGAAAAAATGTCGGAAAGCGAATACCGGGTGAATACCTCCACCGCCATCTCCGACGCCAACGAATACCTGCCCTTCCCGCTGCCCGAGGGCGACGACTACGAAACCGTGGGCGGCCTGCTGAATGTGCTCTACGGGAATATCCCGGAGGTCGGCGACGTGGCCGTGTTCGAGCCCTACGAGTTTCGGGTGCTGAGCCGCACCGGCCGCGTAGTTGAGATGGTGCAGCTGCGGGTAATAGCTCATTCTACCCAAGAGGTGGACCCGTTGGCTGTTGGGTGAGCACTGCTGCTTAATCTGTTGACTTGGTTTCATCACATAAAAAAGCCCTCCTGTTGCGGGAGGGCTTCTTTATGTGATTATCGTAGCGCAAATTAGTCGCCATTAACCAAGTGAACAACCAGCAGCACCAATCCTACGATGAAGGCGATGAAGCCAACATAAAATAGAATTGCCCCAATGGCGACGCCGGCACCACTACCGCCGAGACCACTACCACCAACTACAATAAGGCCAAGTATTGCTAGAAGCAAACCTGCTAGCGCGATGAGGGCAGCATTCCCCTTCTTAGATGCCGTTTTCTCGGTGCCAGCAGTAGTTTGCTTCTGGTGCATTTTATTCAATTGCTTCACCACGCTCTTCAGCGCCAACCGTTGCACTAGCGAAGGCTTGGTTGCTTTAGCCGCGGGGACAGTAGCTATAGTTGGTACGGCCACCACTGACGGAGCGATTTGAGTAGGCACGGTCTTGACCGCAACAGCTTTAGATGGAGCAGCAATAGAAGTTGGGGAACTAGCTTCGGCCTTGGTGGCGGCTGGCGTGGCAGCTGTCTCATGCACGCGCTCCGAGCCTAGATACGCCGGAACAGTGTTATTGAAAGCGTAGTTTGAGCGGCTGCACGAAGACAGTGAGGCAGCCATAACCCCGAGGGCAAACAAAAGGTGGTAAGTCTTTCTCATCAGAGAATAGTAAAAAAGGTGAAGGAAGTAACTTACCGGCAAAGCTATCAGGCTGGTGTCTGATTTCCTATTCTCCCATAAAACATTCTTCCACTATCTACGCCGATGAGCATTTTTATACTTTGTTCCCACAAAGCCCCGGTTTAAAACCAGCTGGCATACAGCTGATAATTGGCCGCCGTGCGGCGCAGGCCTTCGGCCTGCGCCTCGCTCACCGGCTTGATTTTTTTGGCCGGAACGCCAGCGTAGAGGTAGCCGGGCTCGCACACCATGTTTTCCAGCACCACCGCCCCGGCCGCGATAAGGCAGCCGGCTCCGACCACGGCGTGGTCCATCACGATGGCCCCCATGCCGATGAGCACATCGTCGTGCACGGTGCAGCCGTGCACCAGGGCGCGGTGGCCGATACTCACCCGCGAGCCGATGGTGAGGGCCGCTTTTTCGTAGGTGCAGTGTAGCACCGCCCCATCCTGAATATTGGTTTCGTCGCCGATACGGATGCGGTTTACATCGCCCCGAATCACGGCCGTAAACCACACGGTGCAGCCGCGCCCCAGCACCACATCGCCCACAATGGTCGCGTTGTCGGCCAGAAAACAGTCGGGGCCAATAATAGGTAACACGCCGTGAACGGGCAAAATAAGCGCGGGCATACTTTTCAGTGAGTAGTTGAGAGTGACAAATAACCAGCGGTAAAGATATTCCCTCGCCCCAACCCCTTTACTTACCGCCCCCTGCCAGCTGGCAGCAGCCGCTTCCAGGTTCCCTTCTCCCAATTATACTTCAGGGTGCTGGGTAGCGCCTGCCAGAAATACTTACTGGTTTCGACCGCGAAGCTGGGCTGCATATAGCAGTTGATGGTGCAGCCTTCGCAGGCGGGCAGGCGGCCCTCAAGCGCGGCCAGACGCTGGGTTTCGGGAGCCTGGTAGAGGTCGAAAAGCTGGCCGTTGATGGGAAATTTCTGGTCGCCGAGGTGGTAGCAGGGCAGCACCAGCTCATTATGGGGCGAAATGACGAGCGTAGTGCTGGCAGCCCGGCACACGGGCGCGGCTACGTGGTTGCCACCGTCGCGGCGCAAGGCGATAAAACCCTCATTCAAATACACGCCCTTGCGCTTGCCGAAAGCCGACAGAAAATCCAGCTCGGCCTCGCTCAGCTGCTCGCCGGTTTCAACGTCGCCGTACTCGAAAGCCGGGTTCAGAATGAGTATCAGGCCGTTGGGCTGCGTAATCTCGCGGTACACGCGCTCCAGGTCAGCGAGGTTGTGGCGGAAAACGGTGAACAGAATATCGGGCCGCTCGCCCAGCTCTTTGGCTACGCGCATGCTTTCGAGCACGAAATCGTAGCAGGCCACGCCCCGGCCCCGGTCGTGGGTATCACGGTCGATGCTATCAAGCGAAAAATGCAGCATATCGACCAGCCCACGCAGCTTTTCGGCATTTTTGGGGTAGAGCAGCGCATTGGTCGTCACGGTCGTGATAAAGCCCAGCTGCCGGGCCAGCGCCAGAAACTCGGGCAGCTGGCGGTGCAGCAGCGGCTCACCGCCCGTAAAGTCAATTACCTTAACGCCCAATCGCTTGAGGTCGCGCAGGTTGGCTTCTACATCGGCCAGGGTGATGTAAGGCGAGGGCTTTTCCCAGATATCGCAAAACGCGCACTTCGCATTGCAGCGGTACGTAACATAGTAATTGCACAATACTGGATGCTTGACGAGGCGCATAAGCGGTAGCGTGGGCGCTGCGAGTCCGCGCGTGAGAACGTTGTTCAACGAAGCAACGCGCGGACTCGCAGCGTCCACGCTACGAAGTTAATGCGGTAGCTGGCCCCAGGCGGCCGCATCCCATTGCGTGGGGGTGGCCGCAAGGGCCTCGGGCGTAGCCGGGCCGTAATGCTCCTGGTAATAGCTGCAAAAGCTTTTGAGCGGACAGCGCGGGCAATTGGGCTGCTGAAAAAAGCAGATTTGCTGCCCGTGCCAGTAGTTGTGCTTATGAAAATTAAACAGGCCTTCGGGGTCGAGGTGCGGCCTGAGCAGGGTAAGCAGCACTTCGTGCGCTTTCTCTACCGATACCTTCGGCCCCAGCACGCCAAGGCGCTGCATCACGCGGTGCACATGGGCATCGACGGGCAGCACGGGCTTGCGGAAGTTGAAGAGCAGCACCAGAGAAGCAGTTTTCAGGCCGATGCCCGGCATATCGGTAAGCCACTGCATCGCCTTTTCGGTGGGCCAGTCGGCCAGGAAATCGAGCGTGAAGCTGCCGCCCGTTTCGGCCTTTATACGGCCCAGAATATCCTGAATGCGCGGGGCCTGGGTGGCCGGCCAGCGCGTGGTGCGAATAGCATGAATAAGGTCATCAAGGGGCGCGTGCAGCACGCCTTCCCAATCACCGAAGGCTTCGAGCATGCGGTCGTAGGCCAGCTCTTCGTCGGCGTGGGTGGTCCGATGCGAGAGCAGGGTGGAGATAAGCTCACGCATGGGCGTGCGCCGCGCCGCCGTGGGCACCCGCCCAAAAAAACCGTCCAGGATACTATGGTCAGCCAGCGCTTTATCGAGAGGCGGAGAAGTTACTTGAACCACGGAGTAAACAGATTTTGTCGGACTGCCCGGATTTACAGCCAGTTTCTTAAAAGGATTTCTTAAACGGAAAAAGCCGCCCGATGGGCGGCTTTTTCGTTACTTACTACGTCATCAGCCGCAAGGCAGCCGTCCACAAAATCCGTGAAATCGGCTAAAATCCGCGCTAATCAGTGGTCTTTAGAGCTGGCCTTTCTTAGCGGCTTTCTGCATCTTCTCGTTGGCGAAGATGGCCACTTCCACGCGGCGGTTGGCTGCTTTGCCCGCCGCCGTCGAGTTGTCGCCTACCGGCTGGGTCGAGCCATAGCCTTTGGCCGTGATGCGGCTGGTATCCACCCCTTTGGCCGTTAGCTCATTGGCTACCGCCTGGGCGCGGCGCTGGCTCAGGGGCTGGTTGATGGCATCGGAGCCCGAAGCATCGGTGTGGCCTTCAATAACAATATTAGTATCGGCATACTTCTGGAGCGTGGTAGCCAGCTCGTCGATATTGCCGGTAGCCCCCGGCGTCAGCGTAGCTGAGTTGCTGCCAAACAGGATACCCGAAGCAAACGTGATTTTGATACCTTCGCCCACGCGCTCCACGGTAGCTCCGTCGAGGTCGCGGCGCAGCTCAGCCGCTTGCTTATCCATCTTGCGGCCAATGAGTGCCCCACCGGCCCCTCCTACGGCGGCCCCCAGGATAGCTCCTTTGGCCGTACCCGACTTGCCACCAATAACGCGGCCCAGAATGGCCCCGCCGGCGGCGCCGCCCAAGCCGCCCAGGATGCCACCCTTGAGGGTTTTGCTCATACCGGCGGGCTTGTCGGTGGTAACGGTAGTGGTTTGTGCTTGTGCAAAGTGGCCCAGCAGCATCACAAAAGCAAGCAGATAAGCAAAAGAGAGTTTAAGAATTTTCATGAAGAGAAAGAGGAAATAAAAATACGGCTGCCTGTTAGTATAGCAGCTACGCGGCTGCAAGTTCGGCAATTACAACCACCTTGCCAAACCGGGGCTCCGCTTAAAAAGAAACGAGCCCGGTAAAATACCGGGCTCGTTGTAAGTAGCGCAAGGAGGTAGTACCGCAGCCCTAGCGATGTACATAGTGGTGCACGGGCACGGGCACCCGTTTTTTAGGATTATTTACATAGTGGTTGTAGCGGGCCGGGTGATACTTCTTATCGCGGTTGCGGCCAACCAGCCCCCCGGCTACTACCCCGGCACCGGCACCAATCAGGGCACCTTTGCCGCCACCCAGCAGCCCACCTACTATGGCCCCGCCGCCGCCACCAATGGCGGCACCTTTGGCCTTATCACTCCAGCCCTTTGGGTGGTCCTGGGCCTGAGCAGCTGAGCTTACGAGCACAAAAAATAACAAGAGCAAGGCGAAGAATCCCGAACAGAATTTCATAACGAAGCAGAACGTTGAATGGAAGAAGAAGGAAGCAAGGCAGCGCCTCGGCGGCCGTGCCAGACTTTAACGCGACAGTAAGGCCGGCAGTTGCTGCAGGGCTATGAAAAAGCCCGGCGCCTGACGGGACCGGGCTTATCAAACCAATAACCTGAATTAGAGCTTATAGCGTGCCGGCTTCGGCGGCTTTCTTCATCTTTTCGTTGGCGAAGATGGCTACTTCTACGCGGCGGTTAGCTTGCTTGCCTTCGGGAGTGGCATTGTCGCCCACGGGCTGCGACGAGCCGTAGCCTTTGGTGGTAATGCGGCTGGCGGCCACGCCCTGCGCCGTAATGCCATTGGCTACGGCCTGCGCCCGGTTCTCGCTCAGGGGCTGGTTGATGGCATCGGAGCCCGACGAATCGGTGTGCCCTTCTACCAGCACGTTAGTATCGGGATATTTCTGGAGCGTAGCGGCCAGCTTGCTGATATCGGCCTGCGAGGCCGGGCGCAGCGCGCTGCTATTGGTATCGAATAGAATACCCGAGTCGAAGGTGATTTTGATGCCCTCGCCTACGCGCTCCACCTTGGCATTAGCCATATCGCGCTGGAGCTCCTGGGCTTGCTTGTCCATTTTGCGGCCAATGAGTGCGCCCGCGCCGCCGCCCACGGCAGCCCCGAGAATAGCGCCGGCCGCGGTGCCGCGGCCACCACCGATTACGCGGCCCAGAATGGCCCCGGCCACGGCGCCACCACCGGCACCAATCAGGCCACCTTTGGTGGTTTTATTCATGCCATCTTTGCGTACGCCCGTGCCATTATTGCTGGATAAGTCGGGATGCGTGGTAGTTTGGCGCGACGAAGCGCAGGAGCTTAGCAGCAGTACAACGGCCATCAGCATGGCCAGAACAGACTTGGAAGTAGTCATTTTATGAGTATTTGGTGAAAAAAAGTCAGTGTCAGTTGGGCTTATACGCAAAAGCCCGCTCTGGTTACCAGAGCGGGCTTTTCCAAAGTCGTGCCAGTGAGCACTGACTGTCGCTGAGCAGGGTGAGCACGGCAGTGCGCCCCATACACCAATTACGCTTATTATTTTGCCAGCATAGCCAGCACGTCGGTGAGGCGCTGCTTCAGCTCGCGGCGGTCCACGATAAAATCGAGGAAACCGTGCTCCAGTACAAACTCGGCGCTTTGGAAGCCCTTCGGTAAGTCTTTGCCAATCGTTTCTTTGATAACGCGCGGGCCGGCGAAGCCGATAAGCGCCCCCGGCTCCGCAATGTTGAAGTCGCCGAGCATGGCAAACGAAGCCGTCACGCCGCCCGTCGTGGGGTCGGTGAGCAGGCTGATATAGGGCACGCCGGCCTCGGAGAGCAGCGCCAGCTTGGCCGAGGTTTTGGCCATTTGCATGAGCGAGTAGCCGGCTTCCATCATGCGGGCCCCGCCCGAGCGCGAAATCATCAGAAACGGAATCCGATGCTGACGGGCATAGTCGATGGCGCGGGCAATTTTCTCGCCCACCACCGAGCCCATCGAGCCGCCGATAAAGCGAAAGTCCATGGCGGCAATTAGCAGCGGCTGGCCAGTGCACTGGCCGTGGGCTGTGCGCACGGCATCTTTCAGGCCGGTGCTTTTTTCGGTAGCCTGTACCCGCTGCGGGTAGGCCTTGGTATCGACGAAGTGGAGTGGGTCGCCGGAAGTCAGGTTGGCATCCAGCTCTTCAAACTGGCCGCCATCAAACAAAATCTCGAAATAGGCCGCCGCGTCGATACGGTCGTGGTGGCCGCAGTTGGCGCACACGTAGTGCAGGCGCTTGTGCTCGGCCATCGTAGCCACGGTTTTGCACTCGGGGCACTTATACCACAGGCCGTCGGGCGTTTCCTTTTTTTGCTCGGTGGGGGTGATAATGCCCTTTTCCTGGCGCTTGAACCAAGCCATACTGGTGGGGAACTGGAGAAATGACGAATGAGAGGTGAAGAGGGACTGGCCACAGCCAATATAGAATAAGGGGTATTTTCCCAATCTTCAGACGGGCAAAATTACGCGATAGTTAGCATCGGAACGGAACCGGCGAGATGAACGCCGCATGAGGAATCCGCAAGCTACCTACGGGCCGACCCAGGCTGGCAGCACGCAGGCATGCCCGGTGCGGCCGTAACTTGCCCCAACCATCACCTAGCCGGCCGCGTGCGGCCTTTTTCTGCTTGAAAAAGTTTTTGTTTTTTTATCGCCCTTTCCTGGGTCTGGGCCTGCTGGCCGTCAGTGCGTCGGGGCTTAGCAGCTGCGTTACGGCCAAGCGCTACGAAGACCTCCAGGCCCGCCAGCAAAGTGAGCAGGAGGCCCGTACCAGCGCCGAAAGCCAGCTGCGCCAGGCCAAGGCCGACCTGCAAAAAACCACCGATGCCCTGGCCGAGCTGCGCCTCGACCAGAAGCGCCTTGTGGCCGACTCGACCCAGACCGGCAATGCCCTGCGCCGCACCCGCACGCTTTATACACAGCTCACCGACAGCTACGATAAGCTGCTCAAAAACAGCGACCGCGCCCTGGCCGACCGCAATGCCGACTATGGTAGGCTGGCCAAAGACCTGGCTACCCGCGAAAGCGAGCTGGGGGCGCTCGACATCAGCCTGCAAAAAGCCAAATCGGACCTTTCTATCCGCGAAGCCAAGCTGGCCGAGCTGACTCAGGCGCTGGCTGATAAGGACAAGGCGGTGAACGACCTCAAGGCCCGCGTAAGTAATGCGCTGCTCAGCTTCAACTCCAAGGACCTGCAAGTGAAGCTGAAGGATGGCAAAGTATACGTGTCGCTCTCCGAGCAGCTACTCTTCAAATCGGGCTCGACCAAGGTAGACCCCAAAGGCCAGGAAGCCCTTAAAAAGCTGGCTACGGTATTGCAGGAGCAGAAAGACGTGAACGTGGTAGTGGAAGGCCATACCGACAACGTGCCCATGCGCCCCACCGGCAGCATTACCGACAACTGGGACCTGAGCGCCCTGCGGGCTACTGACATCGCCCGCCTGCTCACGGCCAGCGGCGTAGAACCAAGCCGCATTACGGCCTCGGGCCGCTCGCAGTACGTGCCCGTGGCACCCAACGACACGCCCCAGGACAAGGCCTTGAACCGCCGCACCGAGATTATTCTCACCCCCAAGCTCGACGAGCTGTTTCAGATACTCGACAGCAACAGTGGCGCGCCAAAACCTTAGAAGATAAAGTATATATACTAAGGACCGACCTCACGCAGAGGCGGCCCTTAGTAGGGATTGTGCTTGTGCTGCGCTACTGCAACTACTTCCACCACTGCGAGTTGAGTGGCCCGGCAGCTACCTCCAGGCGCTGGCCGGGCGCGGGTAGCAGCAAGGTTACCTCAGGCCCGGCCGCCTCGATGAGGCGCTGCACAGGCTGCCGCCAGGCATGAAAGGCCAGGTTGAAGGTTCCCCAGTGTAGCGGCAGCAGCGGGCCGCCGCCCAGCAGGCGGTGAGCGGCCAGCGCGTTGTCGGGGCCGAGGTGAATAGCAGCCCACTCGGGGTCGGAAGCGCCGATTTCGAGCATCACCAGGTCAAACGGGCCATACGCCGCGCCAATCTGCTCGAAAGCCTCGTCGAATGGCCCCGAGTCGCCGCCGAATAATACGCGGTGCTGCGGCCCTTTGAGTACCCACGAGGCCCAGAGTGTACTGTCGCGGTTGAGTAGCCCCCGACCCGAAAAATGCCGGGCCGGGGTAGCAATAAGCTCAAAATCGCGCGCCAGCGCGATTTTATCCCACCACGTCACTTCCGTAATGCGACCAGCCGCCACGCCCCAGCGGCGCAGGTGCGCCCCCACGCCCAGGGGGCAAAAAAACTGCTCGCCGCGCGGAGCCAGCGCCCGGATAGCCGCCTCGTCGAGGTGGTCGTAGTGGT
The sequence above is drawn from the Hymenobacter baengnokdamensis genome and encodes:
- the accD gene encoding acetyl-CoA carboxylase, carboxyltransferase subunit beta → MAWFKRQEKGIITPTEQKKETPDGLWYKCPECKTVATMAEHKRLHYVCANCGHHDRIDAAAYFEILFDGGQFEELDANLTSGDPLHFVDTKAYPQRVQATEKSTGLKDAVRTAHGQCTGQPLLIAAMDFRFIGGSMGSVVGEKIARAIDYARQHRIPFLMISRSGGARMMEAGYSLMQMAKTSAKLALLSEAGVPYISLLTDPTTGGVTASFAMLGDFNIAEPGALIGFAGPRVIKETIGKDLPKGFQSAEFVLEHGFLDFIVDRRELKQRLTDVLAMLAK
- a CDS encoding YMGG-like glycine zipper-containing protein; the protein is MKFCSGFFALLLLFFVLVSSAAQAQDHPKGWSDKAKGAAIGGGGGAIVGGLLGGGKGALIGAGAGVVAGGLVGRNRDKKYHPARYNHYVNNPKKRVPVPVHHYVHR
- a CDS encoding radical SAM protein, translating into MRLVKHPVLCNYYVTYRCNAKCAFCDIWEKPSPYITLADVEANLRDLKRLGVKVIDFTGGEPLLHRQLPEFLALARQLGFITTVTTNALLYPKNAEKLRGLVDMLHFSLDSIDRDTHDRGRGVACYDFVLESMRVAKELGERPDILFTVFRHNLADLERVYREITQPNGLILILNPAFEYGDVETGEQLSEAELDFLSAFGKRKGVYLNEGFIALRRDGGNHVAAPVCRAASTTLVISPHNELVLPCYHLGDQKFPINGQLFDLYQAPETQRLAALEGRLPACEGCTINCYMQPSFAVETSKYFWQALPSTLKYNWEKGTWKRLLPAGRGR
- a CDS encoding OmpA family protein, encoding MTTSKSVLAMLMAVVLLLSSCASSRQTTTHPDLSSNNGTGVRKDGMNKTTKGGLIGAGGGAVAGAILGRVIGGGRGTAAGAILGAAVGGGAGALIGRKMDKQAQELQRDMANAKVERVGEGIKITFDSGILFDTNSSALRPASQADISKLAATLQKYPDTNVLVEGHTDSSGSDAINQPLSENRAQAVANGITAQGVAASRITTKGYGSSQPVGDNATPEGKQANRRVEVAIFANEKMKKAAEAGTL
- a CDS encoding endonuclease III domain-containing protein, whose product is MVQVTSPPLDKALADHSILDGFFGRVPTAARRTPMRELISTLLSHRTTHADEELAYDRMLEAFGDWEGVLHAPLDDLIHAIRTTRWPATQAPRIQDILGRIKAETGGSFTLDFLADWPTEKAMQWLTDMPGIGLKTASLVLLFNFRKPVLPVDAHVHRVMQRLGVLGPKVSVEKAHEVLLTLLRPHLDPEGLFNFHKHNYWHGQQICFFQQPNCPRCPLKSFCSYYQEHYGPATPEALAATPTQWDAAAWGQLPH
- a CDS encoding hemolysin family protein — its product is MGTKILFTLFLILINAFFVAAEFSLIRVRLSQLEIKAKEGSRLAGQAVSVLRRLYDYLSATQLGVTLASLLLGAVGEELFSGIVLDFLPRLGLAISPITAHSIAVTLGVIILTFLHVLFGELFPKALAIQRPEAISLALVLPLRAFYLATLPLTWFLSKAANLLLGAVGISNVHGTEAHTSDELRLLIDQSKESGEIQDSEHELIENVFQFNDRMVKQIMVPRTKLAALNVSAPEEKILETVFSEGYSRLPVFEGNIDNIVGILYVKDLLPIIRNGEPLELARIMRPAYFVPETKKINRLLRQFQRKHIVMAVVSDEFGGVSGIVTIEDIMEELVGEIQDEYDNEVPVVEKMSESEYRVNTSTAISDANEYLPFPLPEGDDYETVGGLLNVLYGNIPEVGDVAVFEPYEFRVLSRTGRVVEMVQLRVIAHSTQEVDPLAVG
- a CDS encoding gamma carbonic anhydrase family protein; the protein is MPALILPVHGVLPIIGPDCFLADNATIVGDVVLGRGCTVWFTAVIRGDVNRIRIGDETNIQDGAVLHCTYEKAALTIGSRVSIGHRALVHGCTVHDDVLIGMGAIVMDHAVVGAGCLIAAGAVVLENMVCEPGYLYAGVPAKKIKPVSEAQAEGLRRTAANYQLYASWF
- a CDS encoding OmpA family protein, which produces MKILKLSFAYLLAFVMLLGHFAQAQTTTVTTDKPAGMSKTLKGGILGGLGGAAGGAILGRVIGGKSGTAKGAILGAAVGGAGGALIGRKMDKQAAELRRDLDGATVERVGEGIKITFASGILFGSNSATLTPGATGNIDELATTLQKYADTNIVIEGHTDASGSDAINQPLSQRRAQAVANELTAKGVDTSRITAKGYGSTQPVGDNSTAAGKAANRRVEVAIFANEKMQKAAKKGQL
- a CDS encoding MBL fold metallo-hydrolase, encoding MLLQPRRAGNKYYNVLPTSVSPPSGYVRLLSRYLFEKAEREPRQPLGPFRADAGALAAPVPPTSLHATWLGHSTVLLEVDGRRFLTDPVWSERASPSQLLGPKRFFAPPLPLAQVPPLDGILLSHDHYDHLDEAAIRALAPRGEQFFCPLGVGAHLRRWGVAAGRITEVTWWDKIALARDFELIATPARHFSGRGLLNRDSTLWASWVLKGPQHRVLFGGDSGPFDEAFEQIGAAYGPFDLVMLEIGASDPEWAAIHLGPDNALAAHRLLGGGPLLPLHWGTFNLAFHAWRQPVQRLIEAAGPEVTLLLPAPGQRLEVAAGPLNSQWWK
- a CDS encoding OmpA family protein encodes the protein MFFYRPFLGLGLLAVSASGLSSCVTAKRYEDLQARQQSEQEARTSAESQLRQAKADLQKTTDALAELRLDQKRLVADSTQTGNALRRTRTLYTQLTDSYDKLLKNSDRALADRNADYGRLAKDLATRESELGALDISLQKAKSDLSIREAKLAELTQALADKDKAVNDLKARVSNALLSFNSKDLQVKLKDGKVYVSLSEQLLFKSGSTKVDPKGQEALKKLATVLQEQKDVNVVVEGHTDNVPMRPTGSITDNWDLSALRATDIARLLTASGVEPSRITASGRSQYVPVAPNDTPQDKALNRRTEIILTPKLDELFQILDSNSGAPKP